The window CTCCTGATAACACCTCTGCTTGAATAATCTTTTCTCCTAATTTAGTGATGACTAATCTTGTGCCATTACAAAGTCCTGCTGAATGATCAATATTTCGAATAAGCATTACAGGGCATCCCTCTTTAAAATTGAGCTCATGATTTGGAAGACCTGAAGTTTTGATAGTTGCCAAAAATTCGGGAGTGTGAAGATTGTCAAACGTGTTATTACCACCTTTAAAGGAAGCTGAGTTACAACTTAGGTATGTTTTCATTTCGTGACTGTTCAAAGAAAGCATGTAGTGATTGACCTCTTCAACGATGTTAGTAGTTGGAGCTAATATTGCGCGACCTTGAAGATGACTAAAATCAGTCGAGTCTTTTAAGTAATCACCATAGatagcttgaacaattgcctcaATTGGATCATCAAATTCCTTTATAAGAAGCTCAGGTGGAATACTGATTACACTGGCACTATCTTCTAAGTTTCCTAGTTTTCCATCACCCACATCAAGAATCCAATTTGCAAATTTCCTTAAATCTTCAATGTTTTCATCTCCATTAGTAACTCTTAGACGCATATTTTGTGTTAACCTAAGTAGCTTACATTGTTGCCAAAGATAGGATGAATTGATTGATGCATTAACAATATCCTGCCTAGATCCTTTTGTTATCACTGGAAGTATTTGCCTAAAGTCTCCACCTAGAACAACTGTTTTTCCTCCAAAGCTTAATCCCGAGCTTGATTCATTGTTAACTCGTAACAAATCTCTCATCGTTCGATCTAGTGCCTCAAAACAGAATCTATTCATCATAGGAGCTTCATCCCAAATAATTAACTTTGTTCTTATGATTAATTCTGCCAAAGGAGTACCTTGTTTGATATTGCAAGTGGAATATTCATCTGGTGTGAGAGGAATTGCAAACCTAGAGTGTGCTGTTCTGCCTCCAGGCAATAAAAGAGATGCAATACCACTTGAAGCCACTGCTAACACAATTTCACCTTTTGATCTAAGTAGCTATtgacttttaatattatatttgtctTTGTTAATCAATGTTAAAGGCATATACATAAAGAGTATTTTGTGAGAAGAGTTATTTGTTATTTAGTATGGATATTTCTTAGTCTAGAATTTAAGTCACCGAAATATTATTTATAAGATAGATTGTGtgaaaacttttaattttattaataattttcatATTGAATCTGATTTTGTTGATCTTTTAGTACTTAAGATCAGGAATATCATGACTTGAAAATAATACATATGTTGATATGTGTTGATAttcatttgattttgaaaaatataaatacgTTGATGAGATCTCATTATTATTACGTGAAACTTTGTTGACCTTAAAAAAAGTTTAAGAATAGTATTTAACGAAACTGCTATATTTTTAAGcactttctttatttttctttttctatttttttgttcgTTACTTTTAAGTCATAAAAAAAACATATACATAAAATTAGTTCATACAAGTATAGTAGGCTAGCTCAACTAGACCATATAAATAATTatagcaaaataaaagaaaagaaaaaataagagaaaaaattttaaataatttttgataattattttaaaagattgctctattaatatttttttttctgtattaACAAAACAAGCATACATAACATGTTAAACTGTTGATTTATACATTAAGAGTCAACTAGGATTGACAAattcttttttattgaaaatttcgtTGTCTTTTAAGGATAATTATCAATgctatatagtttttttttatattttttattatcttttttaaatatattagctaaatttacggtataaaactaaaaaatattaataatttttaaattatttttacttataaaaattaaatagaagatATATTAGTAATTAACGTGTCACATAAATATGTTTTGAAAAGAGATCGATAAGAAGTTAATCATCCTGCAAAGTTAAATatcaaaattcgaaaataatatttttttttattaaaaatctcaAAGTCTTTCGAAAAAATTATTAGGAGTCGAGATGAATATtcacccaaaaaaataaaaaaaatgaattaagagAGCATTTGATTCAATTCTTTGAAACCAAATTAAGTAAACCAGTGGATTAGTGAAGGAggcaaattaaagaaaaaactaaCGTATGAAAAATTCCACAATGTTGGACTAGAAACATGAACAAACTATCAAGAAATGAATTAGGGCACAATTAATGGTTTAATACTGATGACATGTGCAAAACGTATATATATCTTTCACGGCTATACCAATAATCTAAGTAGTAGAGTGGGGAAAGGCAAGGATTAGTCATCATGGTTTAAACAAAAAGTTGATGTgacaattaatataaataaacaaatatttatGTTAGTAATTTCAAGTGTGTTTTGTAGATACAAGTACTCATCAGTGAATACGTACGGTATATACGTATCCatttgatgatgttgatgatATGAGTTTTTAACCGTTCctagtcaaaattttaatttcatccACTAAGTTTAACTCTATGCATGctgatatatttttaatttacttgTCAACCAAGTCATCATTATAGTACTAACTAACCCACTGAATAGGGTGCTTTTATGTActaagtaaattttttatttgtattattaatttttattggctTTAATTATCATAAATTTAGTCTATTTTGATGGTTTAcaagattaatttaattaatttttgttaaattcttagtttattaaattctaaattcattttaatattttagaaaattaatttttattaaaccaTACTAAGGACGCTTGAAATTGTGTTTAAATTGTGTAGacgatattttaaatttatatttttattgaataaaagtTTAGAATTTAACACCAAACCAATCATATGTGCATAGCATATTCTAAATATCAAAGAAATTTGAGAACGGGAAGGAGATAAATCCCAAGATAGACAGAACAAAAACATTGGCATATTTCTCTACGTCGTCCACCAATTTGGGATTGTCATCCCAATACTCATGTTGTTTCCTAAAATGTTGGAATGACAAGTTTAATGTGTTTGGGCCCATTTAATTTCCATAAAAGTGCTACTTTTGTATGAACTATATAGCCTTAGTTCTTATCGTGAATGGCTGTTGACATTCAATAGTTTTATTTGGTTCTTAGTGTTACGGCCTTGTTAATTAGCTGAAAATTTTCAATTGTGAATTCAATTTCATATTAATGTTGataagattataaaaataaaaaaatattcttatttatatatatttatgacataaaaatttaatCCCTTTTATATACATGATTTTTTTTCATCAAATTTGAGATATGCTAGGTAGAAATGTAGAATATTTGGTtataaaaatgaagaaaaatgaagTTTGTTAGGCAAAAATATTTGGTTATAATGAATGACAATATTTAGAGTTAAATTTCATTTATTGTAAAAGATTCAAATGATATACATTTTGATTTTCTTTGAATAAGATCTtggatttaaaattttgtatccgaaaaaaaaaagaaaaaaatcttatAATTAAAATCTTATAATTCAGATTAATTATATctcttaattttataaatatatatggtTTAAAatgaatatagaaaatgaagTTATGCTACCTTATTATATAAATGAACCATGAAAAAAGAAGGGACAAAAAAGTGGGGGAAGAAATCATAAATTGACAAAAAAAGGATAACTAAAGACCATAGTCAACAAAACTTAATCGTCCAACTATGGTAATAGCAATCTATGTACTCATAGAATGTCGTAAATGTCCTTTTGCAATCATaatttataaattctttttacCTATCATGCCATCATGATAATAACCATTTTCATTCAAATGGGAGTAAAGTCACTGCctgaaattaatttgaattgtcCAAAATGAGAAAATATGACTCAACAAAGGGAATTATATGTACTAAATCTTAGTAAGATTATTGTACAACACTCTCTTGTCAATTTACATAGATAAGTTGAAGTTACAACTATATTCATACCATTCCCTGCAAATGAAAACCTAACAAATAAGGGTATTAAAATTGTGATCCAAATTCTATAAAGATAATTAACACAACTAGTAAAAAATAATTCCTTTATAAAAAATGagtttgatttttgctcaatATAAAACtgaattattttagtaaataatttaaaattttttataaatattaaaaataaaaaaaaaattaaatctgatCACAATCATAATAGAATAATCTATCCTGGCTTTGgctaaataattttaaatcttaaacaaAAATGTGTGGTCCTATTTTTGTGACAAGGAAAGAGCTTATAGTATAGACAGTCATGGTGGAAAGGAGGACAAGTAGAAAAACCAATATAGCCCCACACTAAATTAATGGCAATGTCTGTGTGCGTTAGAGTCACAATCACAGTTGCCAAGAAACTAGAATGCCTAGGGAACCATGTAGTATGTGAGGAGTCACATCATGCTAAGGTTTTCTATCTGTGATTGTATAGTGCTaactagttttaatttttttttttcaataattaatatatattttttaatttgtgttgttCTATTCTAACAATTCAAATATTTAATccttattcatttattatttttaataatttattaaataaaaaagttgattTCTTAATGTAATTATTAGTTTTAGCTTTGCTTTGTAACTAATATTTTAATTCTATAATCAAGTATTAGtatattaatttgatttaaattttataattacttTTTCAGATATAGTCCTTTAAAAAAAACTGTGTTTGAAGCCGCAaagaaaaaatttcacaaaatctaATAATGTTAGATCAACTCAATAGTGGTTGCATAATGCCAAATTGCCGATatcattcaaaattttatatataaaaattaattaataatttaatttgacaGGTCCTTGCACGATAGATAAAGGACCATCCCAAGTTGCAAACAAAAGCATATTGGATCATGCAATTTGGCTTTCTACTAAGAGAATTTTATACGTGCATATACCCTTaactataataatattttattttatattttatttattgtgcATCTTTACAGTTATGTGCTTGtcataagtaaaaaaaaaaaaaaaaaaaaaagttaattatgCATGTCAACTGGTTGACAAGAattgtttaaataattataatagtaTACACCAGCAAAAGCTAAATTGTTGTTTCTTTCTTTAGTGTTATCTttgttgatatttaaaaatttattaaaaatatttataaaaatttaaatattataagtgataaatatacataaaaatttaatttgaatataatttaaaaaaaatctaaaatcattaaTGAAAAAAGTtcactaaaatatatatataagtaataaaattttttatatgatattaaTCTCCTTGTTAATAATTTTATCGGAAAACATTACTTCTTTGAAATgagatgattttttttaataaatttatacacAGATCTTTTGTCTAATCTTAAATTTTGGAATacttaaattttgaaatatatttaattttagttgtaTAAAGATAAAATACTTTAGTCTTTCTAAAAAGAATGTTTTGACTTTGCAATAAGTGCCTCAACTTTATTTGATTACTTTTCATCATATTTCTTAGCTATCTTGTTTTGTTATTGGGATTAATGATTGACAAAGTGAACAAATTATTGTATATGTAtgtactaataaaaaaatatatattttgatattattgGTCAAAAATATAAAGTTGCATGTCTCAcctaagaataaataaaataaataaagcatgGCAAAGAATTTGGCTTTCTAGGTAGTGTGGATCAAACAAGAGATTTGGCTTGATCATCTTTGTAATATCTTTTATCCATTTagtcttttctcttcttttttctattattatttttttaaattaaatatccaCAAAAGACTTAAATCTTCTACATACTAATCATACTTAAACACATATTCATAAATTTgacaacactttttttttttcttttttgtcttgtttttttcttttttgtcttttttttttttggtataatttTACTACATCTGAGTGGAGGACAATCATAAAAGAAGATAGATTCATTACAAACTTGTATGGGATACAAATGCATCCAAATCAACAAATGACTTCAAGTTTTTCAAGCTTTAAAAAAGGTTACAATATAATGAAACCTTTGTACTAATAATTCATTGTCACGAAAAACACATGTTTACAACTTATACAACCTCCACAGTACACTTTAAAAACAGAtagttttctcccttttttttcgccattcatTGAAAACAAATTTATGATAATTGAGTTtgtttaattcaatttaaaaaaatgttattaaatatCTCTGAGTActtcaaattaaattgaataaattttaattttatattagaacTGAGTACTTATAAGATATTCTTAGTTCAAGCAAGATTAGTAACAAAATTAGGTTGTTCTATCTCTCataattgaataaaatattatatctattttacattttttattaaaaatttcattaaataaatcaaataattaagttattattattattattgttattattattattattatccatctTTCTAATATGTTGTCAAGTTATTGAATctaatataataactaataaaagaaaacatggcAGCATGGATCGCTAAATAGTAGGCGATTATGTTAGCTTTCTCTATATGTGTGAAAGAATAGTAAACTGATGGAACCACACAAGGCTTGCATAGTGTTAAGAGAGTACTATATATATCATAGTTGTGAGCTTTATTCACATTAATATTTTGTCCTAACCTTATAATAATTGATACTTATATATTTTTCTATGTAATTCTTTATAAGGAAAAAAAATTGTCTTATTACTTAATGATAATAAATTTGTAGAAGGCATTAAGCTAAGAAAATGACaatagaaaaaaagataaaacttaaaaaaacttGTATTAATTCCACCAATATTTACAAAGGCTACTTCCACCTTTAACACTAGGACAACTTGATACTTAATtgttaaataaaacaaaactaaaaataaaaataaaagtagaaaaccTGAAAAACCCATCATAGAGAAAAAGAGCCAACCCCATCCTCATTTGTTCAATCAATTATCCATTGATTCCATTCAAAAGACCATATATCTGCCACCAAACCCCTGCCACATGCTTCACCTTAAAACTCTTgtcttcattcttttcttttttttttttttcctcattTTTTCTCTTACCTccttaatattttcccacttaaGATTAGCATACTTTTTTCTAATTTTCATAATTAGCCTTAATAATATCATTAGACACATGCCTAGGGCAAACCTTAACCGTGAGAGGCTTAGCCATTTCACAAGAGAGCCTTAATACCTCGGAGAGATCAACACCGTCCATTCCATCTAAAGGTAGCCATTCAAACTTGTGTAAGAGCGATGCCACCCAAAACATCACAGTAGCCAAACCTAAGGTTTTTCCGGGGCAAACCCGTCGACCAGACCCAAAAGGAGCAAGTCTAAGATCCGACCCGAGAACAGAAAACTCAACCCCTCCTTCATTCTCAACGAACCTCTCGGGCTTAAATTCAAGCGGGTCCTTCCATACAGACGGGTCACGAGCTATAGCCCACATGTTGACCATAGCCGTAGTCCCCTTGGGGACATGATATCCATCAACGATGGTATCGGTTATGGCCAACCGGGCCCAGGAAAGAAGTGGACCCGGAGGGTGAAGCCTTAGAACTTCCTTTACCACAGCCGGGAGGTACACCAATGCCGCCATGTCATCCTCTGTTATAGTGCCACGTGAGCCAATCACCATATCCAGCTCATCCTGAACCTTGCGTTGCACGTCTGGATGAAGGACCATCCTTGCTAGTATCCACTCTATCAAAACCGAGACGGTGTCGGTTCCCCTAAAAATCATTtcctgaaagaaagaaaaaaaaaattaaacttcagcattttcaaattaaaatatattattcaaaCTTGCGTTGAATGATAAATAATTTTGGTCAGAATACTCCCAATCGAGCaaagttttttatttatgtttgttgaAAGAAACAAACTTTTTATGATTAGGCATTATCTGCACTAAGGTGTGGGccaataaaacatattaaaatcaCAAATATGCATTTAAAAGTacttctaagatttgtttttttttgcaaaaattaATAGTTCTCACTATTTTGCCTGGACATTTCTCATATGGTATAGACAAAATAGATAAAGTTTGATAGCATATTTTCTCATCCTTCCGAAGTATTGTCTCGCATAAATAAAATATTGCAAAAATTTTACCAACTCATCATATGTATaactatttataataaaaattattgagCCTCAAAATTAATTAAGtgtatctaaaataaaataataactgcgTATGTATGAAATGTTAAATTTGTAAACACGCCAGAATTTCTCAAAATGTTAAAAAGTGTAACATATTTTAAACGtagtaaaaaaaattctaaaagaaaaagaaaagtgtttCTGACTTACCCAAAGAACAGCAATCATGTCGGATTCAGACAACTTATCGGGTCCTTGGAGAGAGAGCAAGACATCAACAAAATCCTTGTTGGCGCTGTTCCTGTTCTTGTCGGTTCGGTGTTCATCGATGATCGAACCAACGAACCGGTTCACCTTCGGAACCAGTTCCGTACACCTGAACCGGATTCTCTGAAAATCAAAGTCCCTTAGGAAGGGCAAGTGATCCCCCCAGTTAAGGGTACCCAATAGATCATATCCTTCTTCCACTAATCCTCTGAGCTCACCTTCCATTCCCAAGTTTTTCTTATACCCAAAAACCAACCTCATCATGTGGCTCAACGACGCCGTTTTGAGCACTTCACGAACCGTGACGGCGGCGCCACCGCAAGCACCGCCGAGTCTGGCGGCCATATTTGTGGCGATTTCGGCTCTCTGAATCTCCGAGGCCTTAATTTGTTTAGGTGAGAAAAGGTGTGTGGCGGCGATGCGGCGGAGGGTGCGCCAATAAGTGCCGTGGGCCGCAAACCCGATGGCCCGGTTGAACATGAGGCTATAAGCTGATTCCTTAACGGGACGATCAGCAAAGACCGTCCCATTAAGAATCTCACGTGCCACATCAGGATGGCACGTGACTATAGCCCTTGTGTCTCCCAAACTGAACGCCATCAGCCTCGTGGCGTTGCATGCCTTTGCAGCGGCGAGGATGCGATGGTGTGCTAGTTGGGAAGACAGAAGGGCCATACTCCCAATAATAGGGTATCCTTTGGGGCCAGGGATCATATTTTTATCCTCGTTTGATGAAAAGCAACGTTGTTGTTCTTGGTGAGGTTGTGTCGGTAATGATGTCTTTTTTGATGTCCAACTAGAGCAGTAACGGTGGTAGTAGTAGAAGTAGGAATAGTACTTTCCCCAAGCAGGACCACCAGGGTGAGACCAGTAATAGAAGGACATGGTTAGCCATATGAGTATGGCCATGATCAAAAGTGACCATGCAATGTTCTCTTGTGTGCATTTTGAGGCCAAGGCCAACACCCAAAGGTTCTCAATGTGGCTTGTCATGGTTACTACTAATTCAAGGTATTAGTATTAGGGTTGAAAAGTTGAAACTTGAAATTGAAAAGTTTGAGACTTACTAGAGAGATtttgagaaagagagaagagtttTTTTTTGGAGAGTGAAGGTTATGTGTGACTTGTGAGTATGATGGAGTTTGGTTGGGTCACCATGGAATATATATAGAGGAAGAATTGAAGggatatgagagagagagagagagaaagagaaagataaagggGTGAACTCATAACCGTTATGCTTATGTTATTACTAGGCAAAGAAATAATATGTGCTACTAAAGTATTCTGAAACCGTATATTTGCCCAAGACAAATACTAATGattaataattattgttatttaattaaattaatgaaaatattaaTGGAATTAAATTTGtggtaattttttatatatttatttattttaattttttaagtttttgagGAGGCATTGTTAGAGCTGCGCCGCCACGAGTGCATGACGAAATCTTCGGAAAAAGTAAGCTCCTAGATTGGGTTGTGCTTCGCCCGCACGCGCCATTGTTACTTTGGTCTATACGTACAccttttttttccctttattttttcttttgttttgctttaAACTAATTTTTGTTGCTTTGTTTTCTTATAGAGGAAGAAAGTTGTTGGTAATCTTCTCATTTATTAAGTATAGCGTGgctctcttttcttattttctttgtgTAAAGGAATATTCGATTTGATGAAGAGTTTTATTTGGTGTCATAACACACACAATTTTTTATGTCtaataatcaaatataaaaataatttagaaatctACATGCATATATGCATGATGGGATATATCTTACCCAATGTATTTTCCCATAACAAACGGAATAAAAATGGCACAACAACCCGTTTAAGTGTGTATTGATGAAtcttgtatgtttttttttttttcatattctaGTGTTATTTTTTATGAGATTTTATATATATTCTTGGGTAGTATGAGGACAATATAATAGTAACAATAATAGTTAGATCCTTAGATGTACGGGTAACACATGAAATatgagaagaatagcaagttgTCCCAATGACTTAGGATATCACGGACGACAAGAAGAGAGTAATATTGAATAAttcttttttaaatgaaaaaattataaGGAGAAGAAAGGAAGTTTAAACTTCGTTTCATGTAAAGTAGCCTAAAACAACTCACGAGAGTACTTTATTTCTTCAACGATGGTCAACGTAGCGGTGACCGGTtcttaacccttttttttttcttctgaaaaataattatatagaataaatgaccatttataTCATAAAAGATGAAAACATTGACATATATATTCACACTAAATCAAAACTAAATTTGTATTTTCGTAAGATGTTTTTTGTGTGACAAAAGTACTCTACGTGATACTTCAACTTTTTAAAGACAGAGTATTTTTGTCACACAAAAAAATCTTATGATggtacaaatttaattttaatttagtataaatatttatgtcaatattttcatcttttatgggtacaaataattatttattttaattatataatataatttatgaaACTCATACACAATTTTTTCAAAGTGAGACTCACTGATAATTAAGAACTGTCTTACGGtgatttagtcaaatttattaaattatttaatattttttaaatattaattttacataaaaataattatatgtaaatttttattttt is drawn from Arachis hypogaea cultivar Tifrunner chromosome 12, arahy.Tifrunner.gnm2.J5K5, whole genome shotgun sequence and contains these coding sequences:
- the LOC112726556 gene encoding uncharacterized protein produces the protein MMNRFCFEALDRTMRDLLRVNNESSSGLSFGGKTVVLGGDFRQILPVITKGSRQDIVNASINSSYLWQQCKLLRLTQNMRLRVTNGDENIEDLRKFANWILDVGDGKLGNLEDSASVISIPPELLIKEFDDPIEAIVQAIYGDYLKDSTDFSHLQGRAILAPTTNIVEEVNHYMLSLNSHEMKTYLSCNSASFKGGNNTFDNLHTPEFLATIKTSGLPNHELNFKEGCPVMLIRNIDHSAGLCNGTRLVITKLGEKIIQAEVLSGDNAGDKVLIPRMTLTPSDVRLPFKFQRRQYPLILSYAMTINKSQGQSLNQVGLLLKHPVFTHGQLYVAVSRVTSKNGLKIVISHDDSNNSTETRNVVYYEVFRNISSHSENAYSID
- the LOC112726557 gene encoding cytochrome P450 78A3, which translates into the protein MTSHIENLWVLALASKCTQENIAWSLLIMAILIWLTMSFYYWSHPGGPAWGKYYSYFYYYHRYCSSWTSKKTSLPTQPHQEQQRCFSSNEDKNMIPGPKGYPIIGSMALLSSQLAHHRILAAAKACNATRLMAFSLGDTRAIVTCHPDVAREILNGTVFADRPVKESAYSLMFNRAIGFAAHGTYWRTLRRIAATHLFSPKQIKASEIQRAEIATNMAARLGGACGGAAVTVREVLKTASLSHMMRLVFGYKKNLGMEGELRGLVEEGYDLLGTLNWGDHLPFLRDFDFQRIRFRCTELVPKVNRFVGSIIDEHRTDKNRNSANKDFVDVLLSLQGPDKLSESDMIAVLWEMIFRGTDTVSVLIEWILARMVLHPDVQRKVQDELDMVIGSRGTITEDDMAALVYLPAVVKEVLRLHPPGPLLSWARLAITDTIVDGYHVPKGTTAMVNMWAIARDPSVWKDPLEFKPERFVENEGGVEFSVLGSDLRLAPFGSGRRVCPGKTLGLATVMFWVASLLHKFEWLPLDGMDGVDLSEVLRLSCEMAKPLTVKVCPRHVSNDIIKANYEN